The following coding sequences are from one Streptomyces sp. NBC_01294 window:
- a CDS encoding FtsX-like permease family protein, with protein sequence MSAVWRASRAAVKRRRLQTFVIGLVVLCSTTTVLLALGLLDVATSPFDKAYAAQRGPHTVAAFDTAKASPEQLARTAGRAGVTAAAGPFGQSVVDVPEGWLWMPGGSLTVVGRADPGGPVDRVEVLEGRWASAPGEITVGWPSGGSPGPELLGTRLEVPGSAPLTVVGFAAAMSKSADAWVAPEQMAAMRPATAQMLYRFEDSSTDAQLDSALARATAGLPEGARISVHTHLDLRSAFSSLADAYVPFMTLFGVLGLLVSALIVGNVVSGAVVSGYRHIGVLKALGFTPNQVVAVYLMMMAVPAVVGSALGTLLGNALAEPILRVAFSGIETGRAAVGGVGAWVSVVCLLGMPALVLLTALVPALRAHRLSAARAISAGSAPRTGRGLRVQRVLGGSRLPRPVSMGLGRPFARPGRTLLTMAAIVLGVTTVTLATGLTSTMLAFSEAGRGSGGALVRVEAGGPVNGRTPPLLGDPEIEERLRSLPGAPQVRARALAQVTLVGQSRPAFADFYRGTSASYATQLAKGRMPEAAGEVMAGPAFLTQHGLRLGDRVTLALNGRQTSATIVGELIEGNARALEASWETLLPLVPDPHAVEYEVRLAPGADARAYAEAAEAVDPALRASVSDSGNTATTTVVTFSSVFTVLLSTVASLGVFNTVLLGIRERRRDLGMLKSIGMTPRQVVAMTVTSVAGVGAAGGLLGIPLGVLAHRLVVDNVGVVTFPESMKNVWDAPQLTGLLLAGVAIAVLGALVPARSAARMTIAAALHTE encoded by the coding sequence GTGAGCGCCGTGTGGCGGGCCTCGCGCGCGGCCGTGAAGCGCCGCAGGCTCCAGACCTTCGTCATCGGACTGGTCGTGCTCTGCTCGACCACGACCGTCCTGCTCGCACTGGGGCTGCTCGACGTCGCCACCAGCCCCTTCGACAAGGCGTACGCCGCCCAGCGCGGCCCGCACACCGTGGCAGCCTTCGACACGGCGAAAGCCTCGCCGGAGCAGCTGGCGCGGACCGCCGGGCGGGCCGGGGTGACGGCCGCCGCGGGGCCGTTCGGGCAGAGCGTCGTGGACGTCCCCGAGGGCTGGCTCTGGATGCCGGGCGGCTCCCTCACGGTGGTGGGCCGGGCGGACCCGGGCGGCCCGGTGGACCGCGTCGAGGTCCTGGAGGGCCGCTGGGCGTCCGCGCCCGGCGAGATCACGGTCGGCTGGCCCTCCGGCGGCTCCCCCGGTCCGGAACTGCTGGGAACCAGGCTGGAGGTCCCCGGATCCGCGCCGCTGACCGTCGTCGGTTTCGCGGCCGCCATGAGCAAGTCCGCGGACGCCTGGGTCGCGCCGGAGCAGATGGCCGCGATGCGTCCGGCCACCGCGCAGATGCTCTACCGCTTCGAGGACTCCTCCACCGACGCGCAGCTGGACTCCGCACTGGCGAGAGCGACCGCCGGGCTGCCCGAGGGCGCGCGGATCAGCGTGCACACCCACCTCGACCTGAGGAGCGCCTTCTCGTCCCTGGCCGACGCCTATGTCCCCTTCATGACACTCTTCGGTGTCCTCGGCCTCCTGGTCTCCGCCCTGATCGTCGGGAACGTCGTCAGCGGGGCGGTCGTCTCCGGGTACCGGCACATCGGCGTGCTCAAGGCCCTCGGTTTCACCCCGAACCAGGTGGTCGCCGTGTACCTGATGATGATGGCCGTGCCCGCGGTCGTCGGTTCCGCCCTCGGCACCCTGCTCGGCAACGCGCTGGCCGAGCCCATCCTCAGGGTCGCGTTCTCCGGCATCGAGACGGGACGGGCCGCCGTCGGCGGCGTCGGCGCGTGGGTGTCGGTCGTCTGCCTGCTGGGCATGCCCGCGCTCGTCCTGCTCACCGCGCTGGTCCCCGCGCTGCGGGCGCACCGGCTGTCGGCGGCCCGGGCGATCAGCGCGGGCAGCGCCCCCCGGACGGGCCGCGGGCTGCGTGTCCAGCGCGTCCTCGGCGGCAGCCGGCTGCCGCGCCCGGTCAGCATGGGCCTGGGCCGGCCGTTCGCCCGCCCCGGCCGCACGCTGCTGACCATGGCGGCCATCGTCCTCGGGGTCACCACGGTGACCCTGGCGACCGGGCTGACCAGCACGATGCTCGCGTTCAGCGAGGCCGGACGCGGGAGCGGCGGCGCCCTGGTCAGGGTGGAGGCCGGGGGGCCGGTCAACGGCCGGACCCCTCCCCTGCTCGGCGACCCCGAGATCGAGGAACGGCTGCGGTCCCTGCCCGGTGCGCCGCAGGTACGGGCCCGCGCACTGGCGCAGGTGACCCTCGTCGGGCAGAGCCGGCCCGCCTTCGCCGATTTCTACCGCGGGACCAGCGCCTCGTACGCCACTCAGCTCGCCAAGGGCCGGATGCCCGAGGCGGCCGGCGAGGTCATGGCCGGGCCGGCCTTTCTCACCCAGCACGGGCTGCGGCTCGGTGACCGGGTCACCCTCGCGCTGAACGGCAGGCAGACCTCCGCGACCATCGTGGGCGAGCTCATCGAGGGCAACGCGCGGGCCCTGGAGGCCTCCTGGGAGACCCTCCTGCCGCTGGTGCCGGACCCCCACGCGGTCGAGTACGAGGTGCGGCTGGCTCCCGGAGCCGACGCCCGGGCCTACGCCGAGGCGGCCGAGGCCGTCGACCCCGCGCTGCGCGCCTCGGTGTCGGACTCGGGGAACACCGCCACCACCACGGTCGTCACCTTCTCGTCGGTGTTCACCGTCCTGCTGAGCACCGTCGCGTCGCTCGGCGTCTTCAACACCGTCCTCCTGGGCATCCGCGAGCGCCGCCGGGACCTCGGCATGCTCAAGTCGATCGGGATGACCCCGCGGCAGGTCGTGGCGATGACCGTGACCTCGGTGGCGGGAGTGGGCGCGGCCGGCGGGCTGCTCGGCATCCCCCTCGGCGTCCTCGCGCACCGGCTGGTCGTGGACAACGTGGGGGTGGTCACCTTCCCGGAGTCGATGAAGAACGTCTGGGACGCGCCTCAGTTGACCGGCCTCCTGCTGGCCGGGGTCGCGATCGCCGTCCTCGGTGCGCTGGTTCCCGCCCGGTCAGCGGCCCGGATGACGATCGCGGCGGCCCTGCACACCGAGTAG